Sequence from the Bremerella volcania genome:
TACGATGGTGCCGATGCCGTCGTGTACTTCGGTGGGTGGCATTCCCGTGACTCGCTTGATGGACGAAAAGCGTCTGGAAGAAATCGTCGATCGCGCTCGTAAGGGTGGTGCCGAGATCGTGGGCTTGCTTAAGACGGGTAGTGCCTACTACGCACCAGCGGCTGCCACGGCTCAAATGGTCGAAGCAATCGTGCGCGATAAGAAGCGTTTGATTCCTTGTGCCGCTTACTGCGATAAGGAATACGGCGTGGGTGGCTACTACGTTGGCGTGCCTGTCATCCTCGGTTCCGACGGAGTTGAGAAAGTCGTCGAACTCGATCTGACCGAACAGGAAAAGTCGGACTTCCAAAAGAGCGTCGACGCGGTCAAGGGATTGGTCGAAGCCATGGACAAACTTTTAGCTTCGTAGGCGAAAGTTTGTTCGACCAGGGAAACGCGTCGGTGACGGACGAATCATGGTCCATGCATATCCTGGACCATGATTTTCGCAAAGAAAATTTAGGAATCGTCGGTCTCGCTAGCAAGATTGTTTCCCTCAGTCATTCGTGTTTCAATGCTTGTTCCAACGGGGCGACAAGGAAGTCGCGCAGGACGCTAGAAAACGATTTCTCAGCGTTGGCATTACTCAAGTGAAGTAGCTCAGTCAAAAAGATGGTGAGGCTGATCTTGACCCATTTGGCGAACATCGCCACATTTGGGCTTCACTCTCCGAACAACCAACACCGAGAGTCCGCAGAACGTCTTCATGAAACGTTTAGACACGCCAGCGCTTCCAACGAACCATTCGTCCAATCTGAGCGTCCAGCAGAGCAAGGTTTACGAATTTCGCATCCGGCGAGATTCCAACCAGAGTTGCCCGCTGGAGTTGTTCACCCCGCTGCATTACGAACCAGGCTACGCGTATCCGCTGATCGTCTGGTTGCACGGGGCGTTTGATAACGAGTCCCAGTTGCGGCGAATCATGCCCCTGACCAGTACTCGCAATTTTGTTGCGGTTGGTCCTCGTGGTACACGTCGTCACACGCGTGATACCGGCAGCGAGCTTGCCAGCTACTACTGGTCACAAGATGAGGTCAACATCGATGCTGCCTCGCGTCGCGTAGAAATGGCGATCGAGTCGGCATCGGATCAATTCAACATTCATCGTCGCCGTGTTTTTCTGGCTGGCTACCAGGATGGTGCGACGATGGCTTTGCGTTTGGCTCTGCAAAATCCTGGTGACTACGCTGGGGTGATCTCGATCAATGGTCCTTTTCCCAGTGGGTACGCCCCACTGCGAAACTTGGGCCTGTGCGAGCAACTTCCCATTTTGTTGATGCACTGCCACGAAAGCACCTACTACACCGAACAGCAGCTTTGCGGAGACATTCGTCTTGGCCACAGTGCCGGGCTGAAGATGGATGTCCGTGAATATCTCTGCGGCGATGGCATCATGACCGACATGCTAGAAGACATGAACGGTTGGGTCATGGGCCAGGTCTTGAAGTAACGCTCCCGGAGTTGGCGTTAGTCCTTCCTTGATAGCACTGGAAAACCCTCGCCTCGGCGAGGGTTTTTCTTTGTCGTTCTATTCTTCTAGCAAGCTTTTTCTGCGTAAAAGATTATCGACCTCATTGCTAATTTCACATGCCGGCAATGC
This genomic interval carries:
- a CDS encoding alpha/beta hydrolase; this translates as MKRLDTPALPTNHSSNLSVQQSKVYEFRIRRDSNQSCPLELFTPLHYEPGYAYPLIVWLHGAFDNESQLRRIMPLTSTRNFVAVGPRGTRRHTRDTGSELASYYWSQDEVNIDAASRRVEMAIESASDQFNIHRRRVFLAGYQDGATMALRLALQNPGDYAGVISINGPFPSGYAPLRNLGLCEQLPILLMHCHESTYYTEQQLCGDIRLGHSAGLKMDVREYLCGDGIMTDMLEDMNGWVMGQVLK